In Vigna angularis cultivar LongXiaoDou No.4 chromosome 8, ASM1680809v1, whole genome shotgun sequence, one DNA window encodes the following:
- the LOC108318968 gene encoding WUSCHEL-related homeobox 4, giving the protein MDMEAKTVQKRWRSTLEQIRILLNIFNHGIINPNRDQVREITGRLQEYGEVGEYSVYCWFQNHGNRVKNRSWQQSIPDIPGSSFSLRPSYIYDPSWVLPLTPKLLDLFPIPAIRKEEEKVTPPMLFRTQAPSTELSLRLSLADQ; this is encoded by the exons ATGGATATGGAAGCCAAGACAGTTCAGAAACGATGGCGGTCTACTCTGGAACAAATTAGAATCTTGTTGAACATCTTCAACCATGGGATCATCAATCCTAATCGAGATCAGGTTCGCGAGATTACAGGACGACTCCAGGAGTACGGGGAAGTCGGAGAATACAGCGTctattgttggtttcaaaacCATGGAAATCGGGTGAAGAATCGAAGCTGGCAACAAAGCATCCCTGATATACCTGGATCTTCGTTTTCTCTCCGTCCATCGTATATTTATG ATCCTTCATGGGTACTTCCACTGACTCCGAAGCTCTTAGATCTCTTTCCCATTCCCGCTATACGTAAGGAGGAAGAGAAAGTTACTCCACCTATGCTGTTCCGTACCCAAGCTCCTTCCACAGAGCTTTCTTTGAGGTTGTCGCTCGCCGATCAGTAG